The Methanofollis fontis genome includes the window CCAGACCGACGATCTCAGGCGATTGCAGGAGCGATCGGCCTGGATCAGGGAGCACTTCGGCGTGCAGCGGATCGGGATCTTTGGCTCGGTTGCCAGGGGGGAGAATACCCCGACGAGCGATATCGACATCCTCGTCGAATTTTCGAGGGGAAAGGCAACGTTCCGGAACTTCATGGCCCTGATCG containing:
- a CDS encoding nucleotidyltransferase family protein, which encodes MTAHLQTDDLRRLQERSAWIREHFGVQRIGIFGSVARGENTPTSDIDILVEFSRGKATFRNFMALI